From Candida dubliniensis CD36 chromosome 7, complete sequence, the proteins below share one genomic window:
- a CDS encoding component of the mitochondrial Translocase of the Outer Membrane (TOM), putative (Similar to S. cerevisiae TOM70), giving the protein MSSDNFFIKNRTAIIVTALTAFSAAGAYYYYTQQQQQQQQGSTGGSNSSKKSSSDDSNTTTTTTSSSSSKKKNKKSKKSKGSSTPEPSTNTNSENKSSSSNKIKYPTNSEGLPELTSEIISGLTEIEKEEWAMQLKEDGNHEFKNKNFKKAIEFYGAALQLKKDPIYYSNRSACYAALDDHENVIKDTTEAINLKPDYTKCILRRATSYEVLEKYEDAMFDLTALTIYGGFSNKSIEQVLERVLRKHSIKIVESKPKKLILPSAATIGSFFGAFVEETEPEGINESNDNEGIKFLGQALQKIKANTQNGYEEADELIIKAVNELEKQSNADLKPVLAIGLEYLAAFQFLKNDPVSAAESIEKAISLKPRPRAYVFRALINADKSSYEAALKDFKTAEELDPKCPDIFYHLGQLFYLTGDLTNAETNFNKAKDLHPDNVYAYIQLACITYKNGQIELANEKFTEAKLKFPTSPEVPNYYGEILADKGDIQGACKQFEIASRLQEKLDRFSVGALPLINQATVISRESLEKIDEAEELLTKACALDPKSELARISLAQIKLQKDEVDDAIILFEESSDLARSIEEKIQATSFAEATKMQKRIKNDPILNNKIAELMRQSGAM; this is encoded by the coding sequence ATGTCATcagataatttttttataaagaATAGAACTGCCATTATTGTGACTGCATTGACTGCATTCTCTGCAGCTGGtgcttattattattatactcaacaacaacaacaacaacagcaagGATCAACTGGTGGTTCGAATTCATCAAAGAAATCATCTAGTGACGATAGTaatactaccaccaccactacttcttcttcttcttccaaaaagaagaataagaaatccaaaaaatcaaaaggAAGTTCTACACCTGAACCATCTACAAATACTAATTCTGAAAAcaaatcttcttcatctaataaaatcaaatatccAACTAATTCTGAAGGATTACCAGAATTAACATCAGAAATCATTTCTGGTTTaactgaaattgaaaaagaagaatggGCTATGCAATTAAAAGAAGATGGTAATcatgaatttaaaaataaaaatttcaaaaaagcCATTGAATTTTATGGTGCTGCtttacaattgaaaaaagatcCAATATATTATTCTAATAGATCAGCTTGTTATGCTGCTTTAGATGATCATGAAAATGTTATTAAAGATACTACTGAAgcaataaatttaaaaccTGATTATACTAAATGTATTTTAAGAAGAGCTACTTCATATGAAGTATTAGAAAAATATGAAGATGCCATGTTTGATTTAACTGCTTTAACTATTTATGGAGGattttctaataaatcaattgaacaaGTTTTAGAAAGAGTTTTAAGAAAAcattcaattaaaattgttgaactGAAAcctaaaaaattgattttaccATCAGCTGCTACTATTGGATCTTTTTTTGGAGCATTTGTTGAAGAAACTGAACCAGAAGgaattaatgaatcaaatgataatgaaggaattaaatttttggGTCAAGctttacaaaaaattaagGCTAATACTCAAAATGGTTATGAAGAAGctgatgaattgattattaaagccgttaatgaattagaaaaacaatcaaatgCTGATTTAAAACCTGTTTTAGCTATTGGTTTAGAATATTTAGCAGCAttccaatttttgaaaaatgatcCAGTTAGTGCTGCcgaatcaattgaaaaagccATTTCATTAAAACCAAGACCAAGAGCTTATGTATTCCGAGCATTAATTAATGCTGATAAATCATCTTATGAAGCTGCATTAAAAGATTTTAAAACTGCTGAAGAATTAGATCCAAAATGTCCTGatattttttatcatttaggtcaattattttatttaactGGAGATTTAACTAATGCTGAAactaattttaataaagcTAAAGATTTACATCCTGATAATGTTTATGCTTATATTCAATTAGCTTGTATTACTTATAAAAATGgacaaattgaattagctaatgaaaaattcacTGAAGCTAAATTAAAATTCCCAACATCACCTGAAGTTCCTAATTATTATGGAGAAATTTTAGCTGATAAAGGTGATATTCAAGGAGCTTgtaaacaatttgaaattgctAGTAGATTACAAGAAAAACTTGATAGATTTTCTGTTGGAGCTTTaccattaattaatcaagCTACTGTTATATCTAGAGAATCTttagaaaaaattgatgaagctgaagaattattaactaAAGCTTGTGCTTTAGATCCAAAAAGTGAATTAGCAAGAATTTCTTTAGCACAAattaaattacaaaaagatgaagttgatgatgctattatattatttgaagaaaGTAGTGATTTAGCaagatcaattgaagaaaaaattcaaGCTACTTCATTTGCTGAAGCTACTAAAAtgcaaaaaagaattaaaaatgatccaattttaaataataaaattgctGAATTAATGAGACAAAGTGGTGCCATGTGA
- a CDS encoding homolog of human tumor suppressor gene PTEN/MMAC1/TEP1, putative (Similar to S. cerevisiae TEP1; SpPTN1; CaJ7.0306;~In S. cerevisiae: linked to the phosphatidylinositol signaling pathway and plays a role in the developmental process of sporulation), with product MSFIKSLIRSLIAYPKNQFYDSSTNIQLDLSYITPQLIVTSAPVSTYIESWYRYPVEDLLKFLNSHYGTNWHIFNFRGETPGYKDSLVMNKVSHYPFPDHYPPTMNIIINCIKEIDEFIQQDDNVVILHCKAGKGRSGTLCCAYLIYKYKSFTLMDILSIYTTKRMKILIGGEGISIISQKRYLKYWYDYIHNKQLRESYINWINITKMINLKIIRIGGLKLSNYDYLNLTISTYTTKIEPPNNNNNDNGGGGGGGRSNTIVKELMQLSKDNCDINDNHKDYWITYNLYDLKIPQSEDIMIGIQSWNYLWFNVFFESIDNKNNNNNNNNNNKVIFNWDDDIDGFKGFKQKGIKLFNEIELQWEIIINTTTTTTTTTTTTTTTTSPNTDTDIMLS from the coding sequence ATgtcatttattaaatcattaattagaTCATTAATTGCTTATCcgaaaaatcaattttatgaTTCATCAACTAATATTCAATTAGATTTATCTTATATTACACCTCAATTAATTGTAACTTCAGCACCAGTATCAACTTATATTGAATCATGGTATCGTTATCCAGTGgaagatttattaaaatttttaaattccCATTACGGTACAAATTGgcatattttcaatttccgAGGTGAAACCCCTGGGTATAAAGATTCATTAGTAATGAATAAAGTTAGTCATTATCCATTTCCTGATCATTATCCCCCCACTatgaatattataattaattgtattaaagaaattgatgaatttataCAACAAGATGATAATGTTGTAATATTACATTGTAAAGCAGGTAAAGGTAGATCAGGTACTTTATGTTGTgcatatttaatttataaatataaatcatttacTTTAATGGATATTTTACTGATTTatacaacaaaaagaatgaaaattttaataGGTGGTGAAGGAATATCTATAATTTCTCAAAAAAGATATCTTAAATATTGGTATGATTATATtcataataaacaattacGTGAATCATATATAAATTGGATAAATATAACCAAgatgataaatttaaaaattattcGAATAGGTGGATTAAAATTATCtaattatgattatttaaatttaacaatTCTGACATATACAACAAAGATAGAACCacctaataataataataatgataatggtggtggtggtggtggtggtagatCAAATACAATTGTTAAAGAATTAATGCAATTATCAAAAGATAATTgtgatattaatgataatcaTAAAGATTATTGGATAACTTATAATCTttatgatttaaaaattccTCAATCAGAAGATATAATGATTGGAATTCAATCATGGAATTATCTTTGGtttaatgttttttttgaatcaattgataataagaacaataataataataataacaataacaataaagttattttcaattgggatgatgatattgatggaTTTAAAGgatttaaacaaaaaggaataaaattatttaatgaaataGAATTACAATGggaaattatcatcaacaccaccaccacaactaccaccaccaccactaccaccaccactaccaccagTCCAAATACAGATACAGATATAATGCTAAGTTAG
- a CDS encoding G1 cell-cycle-arrest modulator protein, putative (Similar to S. cerevisiae FAR11): MQQEELISIDKLEDQIIDHPDASTKKDLHESLDETFQKKLNARAQQIKSTNNNNNNNNNNNNNNNNNNNYQQSKGQHRNLNQDSPSNINYQFLITKSHLNYTYSDYNLLQQEICEWFSINDFKSLGGLNNLTINYAQETDKVTSIHELINNLLPSKRIDEISTNTLKAILYYSFGEYGNKQSISDQLESIKQNNIQLIHNKLYQPLIKMIQNFFIDRISYDKTNHLNSKSSTLSIKQQESIYFTILTLLYFMINVYISLDDHESTIGEFKKYLAETDFLTSLLTFIEHWKWYPNNCYRIRYLILMVNKLVLLELGDSNHMKQCDEFLVKLHHVKNKPTKESSDSNLTCSPLDYFVFRQDLLDKYPLYDETELKPYDFHNLKKSLVSDDNDNTDSDTSSIHSHSSTIEGKYKYFMALHNSSNSLSNLIETPKTNKSHTIYGQLPTQTVHLATPVPSPTLAASDYMSGGEKIRKSYQVNQAMPMIYPNNNNNKLDNLPLPIREADEILKKSIYESYSIKRLWNERDYFIKQERGFADGYNKPNKNDIDEFDYNFNELRQKYPTKASVIDTLERIENLYLQNLCRLNTIVEVFMETIKVNRLDYNLNFAELELNQKPNSSHRDEAIQKKIEMVLISQLEVNNAKELTLKATSSLILNLLKWFKISHILKSYYFSSLLFDQQFFAVSLEYLSRCFNNANLQSMTKQKKDELTEYEILINQNKLMNPKISLPNGDFFNNCLSNTNNSGTKYTFNFINKTFISSLPDKLDSNNIKHVYINTFNDNFAHILSNMLNITNKILIKNQSQRIFTFNDLKPSELYKMILINYDCQPFNKPILKTLKKLIPYQGRKWKSSNMDLISQIYLNLKLSMKDNWLSGKDLESDFNNSYDQEIALRGLLQFYNMRNYPLQMNKIGYRINHDIMNIPQLDLNEMNRIDYDEDEDYYDGNYNDNENENDNDNDNDNDANANANDTNTNDTNDTNSNDNGTEDGELI; this comes from the coding sequence ATgcaacaagaagaattaattctgattgataaattagaagatcaaatcattgatcATCCTGATGCTTCTACTAAAAAAGATCTTCATGAATCACTTGATGAaacatttcaaaaaaaattaaacgCCAGAGCTcaacaaattaaatcaaccaacaacaacaacaacaacaacaacaacaacaataacaataacaacaacaacaacaattatcaaCAGTCAAAAGGTCAACATagaaatttaaatcaagatTCTCcttcaaatataaattatcaatttcttaTAACTAAATCACATTTAAATTATACTTATTCTGATTATAATCTCttacaacaagaaatttgTGAATggttttcaataaatgattttaaatcCCTTGGTGGATTAAATAATCTTACTATAAATTATGCTCAGGAAACTGACAAGGTAACTAGTATACATGAattgataaacaatttaCTACCCagtaaaagaattgatgaaatatcTACTAATACATTGAAAgcaatattatattatagtTTTGGTGAATATGGTAATAAACAATCTATTTCGGATCAATTAGAAAgtattaaacaaaataatatccAACTCATacataataaattatatcaaccattaattaaaatgattcaaaatttctttattgatAGAATATCATATGATAAAACTAATCActtgaattcaaaatcatctacattatcaataaaacaacaagaatcaatttattttactATACTCacattattatattttatgaTTAATGTTTACATATCACTTGATGATCACGAAAGTACTATAGGTGAGTTTAAAAAGTATTTGGCTGAAACAGATTTTTTAACTTCATTATTAACATTTATTGAACATTGGAAATGGTATCCCAATAATTGTTATCGTATAAgatatttaatattaatggtTAATAAACTTGtattattggaattggGTGATTCAAATCATATGAAACAATGTGATGAATTTTTAGTAAAATTACATCAtgttaaaaataaaccaacaaaagaaTCACTGGATTCAAATTTAACTTGTTCACCATTagattattttgttttccgACAAGATTTACTTGATAAATATCCACTTTATGATGAAACGGAATTAAAACCATATGATTTCCATAATTTAAAGAAATCCTTGGTGCtggatgataatgataatactGACAGTGATACATCAAGTATTCATAGTCATTCTAGTACTATTGAAGGGAAATATAAATACTTTATGGCATTACATAATTCATCCAATTCACTTTctaatttgattgaaacCCCCAAGACTAATAAATCTCATACCATTTATGGTCAATTACCTACTCAAACAGTTCATTTAGCTACTCCAGTACCTTCACCAACTTTAGCAGCATCAGATTATATGTCTGGAGGAGAGAAAATTCGTAAATCATATCAAGTCAATCAAGCCATGCCGATGATTTATcctaacaacaacaacaacaaacttGATAATCTACCATTACCTATAAGAGAAGCCGAtgaaatattgaaaaaatctatATATGAAAGTTACTCTATAAAAAGATTATGGAATGAACGAgattattttataaaaCAAGAACGTGGATTTGCTGATGGATATAATAAAcctaataaaaatgatattgatgaatttgattataatttCAATGAATTGAGACAAAAATATCCCACAAAAGCTCTGGTGATTGATACACTTGAAAGAATTGAgaatttatatttacaaaatttatGTCGATTGAATACTATAGTTGAAGTTTTTATGGAAACTATTAAAGTGAATCGATTAgattataatttaaattttgctgaattggaattaaatcaaaaacccAATTCTTCTCATCGTGATGAAGCAattcaaaagaaaattgaaatggTATTAATACTGCAATTGGAAGTTAATAATGCTAAAGAATTAACTTTAAAAGCCACATCaagtttaattttaaatttattgaaatggTTTAAAATAAGtcatattttgaaatcatattatttttcttcattattatttgatcaacaattttttgcTGTATCATTGGAATATCTTAGTCGTTGTTTTAATAATGCTAATTTACAAAGTATGaccaaacaaaagaaagatgaATTAACTGAATATGAAATActaattaatcaaaataaattaatgaacCCTAAAATATCTTTACCTAATGGggattttttcaacaattgtttatcaaatacCAACAACCTGGGAACTAAGTAtacttttaattttatcaacaaaactTTTATACTGTCATTACCAGATAAACTTGattccaataatattaaacatgtttatattaatacttttaatgataattttgcCCATATATTAAGTAATATGTTAAATATTACTAACAagatattaattaaaaatcaaTCACAAAGGATATTTActtttaatgatttaaaaccttcagaattatataaaatgatcttaattaattatgatTGTCAACCATTTAATAAaccaattttgaaaactttgaaaaaattgattccGTATCAAGGTAGGAAATGGAAATCTTCTAATATGGATTTAATAagtcaaatttatttaaatttaaaattatcaatgaaAGATAATTGGTTAAGTGGTAAAGATTTAGAAAgtgattttaataattcttatGATCAAGAAATAGCTTTAAGAGGTTTATTacaattttataatatGAGAAATTATCCTTTacaaatgaataaaattgGTTATAGAATTAATCATGATATAATGAATATTCCTCAATTAGatttaaatgaaatgaatagaattgattatgacgaagatgaagattattatgatggtaattataatgataatgagaATGAGAATGACAATGACAATGACAATGACAATGATGCCAATGCTAATGCTAATGATACCAATACTAATGATACTAATGATACTAATagtaatgataatggtACTGAAGATGgtgaattgatttaa
- a CDS encoding mitochondrial import receptor subunit, putative (Similar to S. cerevisiae TOM22) — translation MVKLTQIDDETQQQFENQSVAKNNHIIDEASSEEESDDDDESDLDDFDFENETLLERIVALKDMVPPEQREAIYNLSSTLQGLFKSSVQNGGKFLWTLTSSSLLLGVPLALAILSETQLQEMERGMSLEKSAQDVLAPGSEAAFGNENKK, via the coding sequence ATGGTTAAATTAACTCAAATTGACGACGAaactcaacaacaatttgaaaatcaatcaGTTGCTAAAAACAATcatattattgatgaagcTAGTTCCGAAGAAGAATccgatgatgatgatgaatcagatcttgatgattttgattttgaaaatgaaacattATTAGAAAGAATTGTTGCTCTTAAAGATATGGTTCCACCAGAACAAAGAGAAGCCatatataatttatcatcaacttTACAAGGTTTATTTAAATCTAGTGTTCAAAATGGGGGAAAATTTTTATGGACATTAACTTCAAgttctttattattaggaGTTCCTTTAGCTTTAGCAATTTTATCAGAAACTCAATTACAAGAAATGGAAAGAGGTATGTCATTAGAAAAATCTGCTCAAGATGTTTTAGCTCCTGGATCTGAAGCTGCATTtggaaatgaaaataagaaataa
- a CDS encoding diacylglycerol cholinephosphotransferase, putative (Similar to S. cerevisiae EPT1) has translation MGLFIPTNKLQNLKLYKYSSEDHSIISQYILKKWWNFFVQIFPLSMAPNVVTLLGLFFIIGNLLTVFYYDPYLNETQPTWCYFFYAFGLFMYQTFDGCDGCHARRTGQSGPLGELFDHSIDAINTTLGTFIFASVLKMGYGGLLILSQFASVCNFYTSTWEEYHTHTLFLSKFSGPVEGILMICIVYIITGIFGPDIWTIELFELNLTSLGYGYYKVDTSIIYTIIGLTSLYFNIASAMFNVSKHYQKNNNDKNDESSEKETYQAYKGLYPFFIYYGFVFLLLWSYPQILYDYGFPLVISIGCTIAFSVGRIILAHLTLQEFPFIQYPMFVPIGQLILSKILIDIYGYGTAKVLHAISWLGCGITLGIHGVFVAEVITEITTYLDIYALSIKHKKIN, from the coding sequence ATGGGACTTTTCATTCCAACTAACAAGTtacaaaatttgaaattatacAAATATTCATCAGAAGATCATTCAATTATATCtcaatatattttgaaaaaatggtggaatttttttgtaCAAATTTTCCCTTTATCAATGGCCCCTAATGTTGTTACTTTATTAggattatttttcattattggtaATTTATTAACAGTATTTTATTATGATCCTTATTTAAATGAAACTCAACCAACTTggtgttattttttttatgccTTTGGATTATTTATGTATCAAACATTTGATGGATGTGATGGATGTCATGCTCGTAGAACGGGTCAAAGTGGTCCATTAGGAGAATTATTTGatcattcaattgatgCCATTAATACAACATTGGGGACATTTATTTTTGCTAGTGTTTTAAAAATGGGATATGGAggattattaatattaagtCAATTTGCATCTGTTTGTAATTTTTATACTTCAACTTGGGAAGAATATCATACTCATACATTATTTTTAAGTAAATTTAGTGGACCAGTTGAAGgtatattaatgatttgtaTTGTTTATATCATTACAGGGATTTTTGGTCCCGATATTTGgacaattgaattatttgaattgaatttaacaAGTTTAGGTTATGGTTATTATAAAGTTGATAcatcaattatttatacCATAATTGGTTTAACTTCAttatatttcaatattgCTTCTGCCATGTTTAATGTTTCTaaacattatcaaaaaaacaataatgataaaaatgatgaatcaagtgaaaaagaaacttaTCAAGCTTATAAAGGATTATAtccatttttcatttattatgGATTTGTTTTCTTACTTTTATGGAGTTATCCACAAATTCTTTATGATTATGGATTCCCATTGGTTATTTCTATTGGTTGTACCATTGCATTTTCTGTTGGAAGAATCATTTTGGCTCATTTAACATTACAAGAATTCCCATTTATTCAATATCCAATGTTTGTTCCTATTggtcaattaattttaagtaaaattttaattgatatttatgGTTATGGTACTGCTAAAGTATTACATGCAATCAGTTGGTTGGGTTGTGGAATAACTTTAGGTATTCATGGAGTTTTTGTTGCTGAAGTGATTACTGAAATTACTACTTATTTAGATATTTATGCATTATCAATTAAGCATAAAAAGATAAACTAA